The DNA region TGCGGTTCGGTTGCGCGGCGGGTGCGGAAAGGGTGCATCTCGTTTTCGGACAAAGCTCACACGTATGGGTGAGTAATGCGCGGTGACAATCCGAATTGAATTCCCACCCGATTCGGTGCCCGCCACCCGCCGACGGTGCGGGACCCGGCGAACCGTCACCACGGCCCGCTGGGCGGCGATCTCTGGGTGGGAGCCAACCGAGGCACCGGGCCAGGCGTCCTCAAGGCAGCACTATCCGTGTCAGGAGGCCGTGATGAGGCGTTCCCTTGTGGTCCTGGTGGCGATGATCTTCGGCGTGCTGCTGGGGGTGCCCGCTACGGCGGGCGCGAGTACGCCCTACTGCGGCATCACCTGGGGTTCTCTGCCCAAGCAAGCCAACCCCGGCTCCACCGACGAGCTCTACGCCATCCGCACCGGCAGGCACGCCTGCTTCGACCGGATGGTCCTCGACGTGAACGGCGACGTCCTCGGGTACTCGGTGCGCTACGTCAGCGAGATCCGCAAGGACGGCTCGGGCGAACTCGTCCCGGTGCGCGGCGGCGCGCGCCTGGAAGTCGTGGCGAAGGTCCCGACGACGCCCACCGACGCGATCTTCCTGCCGAACGGCGAACTCGCCGACGTGACCGGGTACAGCACCTTCCGGCACGTCGCGTGGGCGGGCCAGTTCGAGGGACAGACAACGATCGGCCTTGGCGTGCGCGCCCGCCTGCCGTTCCGGGTGCTGCTGCTCGACGGCCCCGGCACGGGGTCGCGGATGGTCGTCGACGTCGCCCACCGCTGGTAGTTCGAACCGGCGCTTTGTCAGGGCCGGGAGAGGAGCCGTAGCTCGGCCGTGCACATCATGAATCCGTCCGCCGGAAGGCGCCGCACGTAGTACGCCATGTCGGCGAGCAGCGCGAACACATGGACCGGGGTTCCGGCACGGCGGGCCGCCGCGACCACTTGGTGCAGTCCGGCCATGACAGCGGGATGCCGCGTTTGGTAGGAGGACGCGACCAGGTGGTTGCTCCGGTCCGCGGCGAGGTAGAACTGGACCAGGTCCTTGGTCCCGACGAACAGTTCGGCCGCTCCGGCGGCGCAGAACTCGGGCGCGGCGTGCACGGCGGCGGGCGTCTCGATGAAGACGGACAGCGGGACGTCGTCAGGCAGGTCGAGACGCAGACGCAGACGGCGGAACTCGTGTTGGTCGTTGATGAACGGCACGGCGAAGCTGATCTGTTCGGCGTCCGGGCCCAGGCGCTCCCGCACGTACGCGCGAAGCGCCTGGAACGCCCGCGGGTAGTGGGGCTCCCGCAGCAGCCAGCGCGCGCCGTGCAGGCCGAGGTCGGGATTGGTCTCGTGGGCCACCTCGAACCCGGTGGTGATCTGAGCGGCGTCGTCCGACCGGAGATCGAGCATCCGCATGACGAGCCGCTGGCCGGGGCGCAGCTCTTTGGCGATCGTGCACAGCTCCGACCCGATGGTTGCGCCGTACCGCTCGGCCTCGCGAGGTCCCACCCGGAGCGCGTCGAGCGGGCTCAGGCCCGAGGACAGGCAGACGAACTCCTCGCGGACGAAGAAGCTGTTGACCTGCTCGACCCGAGGGGTGAGCGCGTTCGTCGCCTGGACGTCGGTCGCGTCGGCGATGACCACGCAGATCGATCGGAGTTCGTCGGGGCGGACGGCGACGGGTCGCGGTGGTTGGGCAGGCGATTCGGCGTCGCCGAGCGTGACCGACTGGCGGTCCAGCCGAATCGTGACGGGGCCGACCAGTCGGTCGAGGTCGGCCCCGTCCACTCGGAGTACCGGAATTCCCCGCGACCGGCAGAGGGATTCCATATGGCCGGTCCGACCTCCGCTGGAGCAAATAACAGCGGAAGCGGCGACAATAGCGTCGTAAAGCTCGGGGCCGAGCGCTTCGACGACCAGAATGGAATCGTCGATTGCGGTTCCCGTGTGATTACAGTCACCGAACACGCTCGTCACTGGGCTTTCGACAAGCAGGACCCCAAAGATTTCGTGAGGCTTCACGACATCCTCCCACCCCGAGTCATGAATCCAGCATCGCAGTGGTCGCGTCGGGCGTGCGTCTTCTCGGATGCGAGACGCATTCGCCAACCCGCCGCGTCAGCCGATCGACTCCAGATGGCGTTCAAGTCCAAGAATGGAACGGAGATCTCTCGGGGTCACCGAAAGGTCTTTCAACTTCGCCGCCGCGGCCGCGGTGATCACCGACCGCAGCGCGCGATCGGTGACCGGAAGGCCGCCGTCGCGAGCGGTGATGTCCTGGATCGCCTGCAGGCTGCCCTCCAGACGAGTGATGACTGCCTGCCGGTAGTCCTTGCGTCGTGCGGTCATTCGGTGCACATCGAGCATGGTGGCGTATGAGATCGCGCCGTTCAGCCTCGGATCCGACGCGTCCGCCGACATCGCGGCGGCATCGTCGTAGCAGGCCTCGAGCCTGCAGAGCACGGTGGCCGCGACCTGCACCGTGTGGTTCTTGATCGCGGCAAGGTTGAAGGTGAAGGCGCCCGTTCGACCGTTCCTGACGATCTCGTCGCCCTCACGCGGGCTGCCGACCGCCGAGACCCGCCCCGACGGGACTCCCGTCGGCCCGACCAGGCTGCCGTGGCGGTCGACCTCCACGCCCCGTCCGGTGCGCCGGTGTGAGCAGGCGATGCCCTTTCGCAGCAGGTTCGCCCAGAGCCGGGAGTCGACACGCTCATAGTTGGACTCCCGGCCGAAGTTCGAGATCACCAGATCCGCTTCGACGCGCTGAGACGAAGTCGGGCCCGAGACGGAGACGGCCAACCCGCCAGCTTCGGTGGTGTGGATCTCTTCGACCTTTCCGGCGATCACCGCGACTTGGCCGTCCTTGGCCATCGCCTCCTCGACTATTTCCGCGGTGTAGGCCATCACGCCGACCCGCAGTACGGCCAGCAGGCTGCCGTAGCCGTCGAGAAGCGCGCAGAGATCGGCGGTGGGAATTCGCGCCAGGATTCCCGGAAGGTATGGCTCCCACGATTTGGAGACTCGTTCGGTGACCACCGCCGGGGACACGTCGGGATGCTCGCGGGCGACCAGGTCGCAGGCCCGCTTCCATTCGTTCTTGAACCGGCGAACGAATTCCTCCCGCCCTTCGTAGGCGTCGCCACCGAGTCGAGGCGGCGGCAGGGTGAGGACGTCGTGCCGGTGATCCGGGGGATAGGTCCGCAGCGTCAGCCCGGAGCGCGAGATCAAGTGGATCTTCCCGGTGTGGCCGCGGCGCAGGAGCAGCGCCGCCGAGTCGTAGGCGCTGAGCAACGTGCCGACGATGGCCACGACGGCGTCCTGGCGAAGACCGACGATCCGCTCGATCCCGGTCTCCGAGTATGGGTCGCGCACGAACGAGGGATGATCCACCACGTTGTCCGCGAAGGTCGGATACTTCCGCTCAAGGCCGGTCGCGAGAATGACGTGGTCGGCCCTGAGCGTCACCCGATCGGTCTCAGCGCCTGCGAGATTCTCGACGACAACGTCGACGTGTCCGGTGTGGACTTCCAGATCGACCACGTCGCCATCGGCCTCGACCAGGCTCACCCCGTCCAACGCCTCCCGGGCGGCCTGGGCGAGGCGGTCGGCGAGATAGTCGGAATAGATCCGCCGGGGCGCGGGCCCGGACTCGGTGAAGGTGAACCCGCTCCACTCCGCGGGCCAGTCGGTCCGGTCGACCTCGTGGTTGGCCCAGGTCACGAAGTCGTCGACGTCTTCCCGAAACGCCGACATCCGGCCCGCTTGAATGTTGAAGACGTGGTGCCAGTGATTGCTTTCCCGGTGATACGCCGCACCGGCGTTCCGATACTCGGCCCGCCGTTCCAGTAGCACGACCTGCACCGGTTCCCGGGCGAACTGAAGCAGTCGGATAGCGGTGGCGGTACCGCCCAGGCCCGCCCCGACGATGACAATTCTGCGAGATCGGCCGAACTGGTTCACCTGGTCGTCGTCCCTCTCCAGCGTGGCCGATAACGGCCAGTTACGTCAGAAGCCGTGAAATGACCGGAGAAAACGTTACCGTGTGATCACACAGACTGGGTATTGATGGCGATCATGCGGTGAAACAGTTAGCAATCGAGAAGAACCGCACCCTCCCGCAGGTGACCCGCTGCGAGGATCCTGCGGCCTTCCGTTACGTCCGACCAGGGACCGGCGATTGATCTTGGACGGGCACTCCTACTGGCTGGAGGACTTCGATGGTGGGCGTTGTGATGGGGCACGGATCGCACGACGGGTCGGACATGATCACGGTGCCGAAGGGCTTACCGGTCACCTTCTTCACCGATGAGGGCTCGCCGCTGCTGATGGTCAACCTGTTGGAACTGGCCAAGCGCGACAACCCAAGAACCCCCATGCACACGCTGAACCCGGGCGACCCCGTGCCGAACTACCAGTACACGCCCTTCAAGCCGCACGAACTGCGCGCGGTCACCCAGTTCAACCAGCTCGTCCCGCCCCAGCTCATCGTGGGCAGCGCCGCCGTGCCGAACACGCTGCGGCTGTGCGCGGACAAGGCGCGGTGCCCGAAGGACGGTCCGCACACGTGCGACGGCGTGTTCGGCCGCGCCACGAAAGGGCAGTGGACGAAGGTGCTCGTGTTGTCCTGCCGGATCCTCGAAGGACACACACAGCAGCCGACCGTCGCGCTCATGACCCCTGCGGGCAAGCGGGACACGTCGGTGTTCGACGCGTTGCTGGCGTGGGTGAAGGGCTTTGTGGCGCGGGGTTCGGCTGGTCAGGACGCCGCGTGGGCGGCGGTGCCCGAGTCGGAGAAGATCCGTCTGATCGCCTCGGAGGACGAGGTGCGGGAATGGGTGGACTGCCTCGACGTGCGCACGAAGATCGCGGCCGCCGACCGGCCCAAGGCCGCCGCCCTGGTCGCAGCCGCGCCGACGTCGGTCAAGCTGCGCCTGATGCGTGACTATCCCCAGCACCGCGACCTGGTCAAGGTGGGGATCACCCTTACCGCAACCGAACAGCAGGCGATCGCGGCCTTCCAGCGAGAGGCGCTCGCCAAGCAGATCGACAAGTGGCTCGGCCTGACGCCGGACCAGCAGGTCCGGTGGCTGGCCGAACCCCCGGTCGCGTCGTGGGCGGTGGGCTTCAATGTCCTGGAGCTGTTTCAATTCGGACTCGTCGGCGACGAGCTGATGGCCGTCTTGCGCAGGCTCGACCCGGTCGCCAGGGGCGTCGCGTTGGCGGAGGAGGAGCTGCGTGACTACTTGGCCGCCAACTCGCTCCACATCTGATCAGCCGTGAGTCAGTCCCATCAGGACGTCACGCGGGTAGAGCAGTGCGCGCACGCGGTCGGCCCCGGTTGATACGGTGATCGACAGCGATCGAGGGGGAGCCGCGGATGACATCGACCACGTTCCGTATCGGGGATGAACTCACGGTGCGACGGCTCGGGTTCGGGGCGATGCGCCTGCGGCCGGACGAGACGGTGGGCCGGGAAGCCTGCGTCGCGGTGGCACGGCGGGCCGTCGAGCTGGGCGTGACCCTGATCGACACCGCGCACCTGTACGGGTGGGGTGCCAACGAGGAGCTTCTCGCCGAGGCGCTGCACCCCTATCCCGATGACCTCCTCATCGCGACCAAGGTCGGTGTGGCCCCAGCGGACCCGCCACAGGACGGCGTGATCTGTGGGCGTCCTGAGTTTCTGCGGGATCAGGTCGAGCAGGGTTTGCGTCGGCTCCGGCTCGACCGGCTCGACCTGCTCCAGCTGCATCGCATCGATCCGACCGTCCCGCTCGCCGACCAGCTGGGCACGCTTCGGGAGCTGCAGGTCCAGGGCAAGATCGGCCACATAGGACTGTCCGAGGTCACCGTCGACGAACTCGCCCAAGCCCGTCAGATCATCGACGTCGCCAGCGTGCAGAACCGCTACAGCATGGTCGACCGCGAGCACGAACCCGTGCTCGACGCGTGTGCCACGGCAGGAATCGCTTTCCTGCCGTGGCGGCCGGTTCACCCCGCGGTGTCGGCCACCGCTACCGAGATCACCGCGGTGGCCGCTGAACTGGGCGCCACCGCGGCGCAGGTCTCGCTCGCGTGGCTCCTCGACCGCTCGCCGGTGATTCTGCCGATTCCGGGGACTCGCTCGATCCGGCATCTGGAGGAGAACGTCGCCGCGGCGGGCCTGCGGCTGACCGACGACCAGCGGCTACGCCTGACCACGGCAGCGTCATCAGCGCCCACACGCCCCAGACGAGGGTGAACTCCGGGATCAGGTACCACGGCCACGGGCCGAACAGGTCGAGGATCGAGCTCTGCGTCGGCTTGGCGTTGAGGAACCCGTAGTTCGTCCCGGCGATGCCGTTGAACAGCAGCATCGCCACCGCCCACGCCGTCGTCACCACGACGGCGAGCCGGTAGCCGCGCCAATCGGGCCGCATCCGCCTGCCCCAGGTCAG from Alloactinosynnema sp. L-07 includes:
- a CDS encoding putative PEP-binding protein; its protein translation is MDGADLDRLVGPVTIRLDRQSVTLGDAESPAQPPRPVAVRPDELRSICVVIADATDVQATNALTPRVEQVNSFFVREEFVCLSSGLSPLDALRVGPREAERYGATIGSELCTIAKELRPGQRLVMRMLDLRSDDAAQITTGFEVAHETNPDLGLHGARWLLREPHYPRAFQALRAYVRERLGPDAEQISFAVPFINDQHEFRRLRLRLDLPDDVPLSVFIETPAAVHAAPEFCAAGAAELFVGTKDLVQFYLAADRSNHLVASSYQTRHPAVMAGLHQVVAAARRAGTPVHVFALLADMAYYVRRLPADGFMMCTAELRLLSRP
- a CDS encoding putative adhesin; the encoded protein is MGHGSHDGSDMITVPKGLPVTFFTDEGSPLLMVNLLELAKRDNPRTPMHTLNPGDPVPNYQYTPFKPHELRAVTQFNQLVPPQLIVGSAAVPNTLRLCADKARCPKDGPHTCDGVFGRATKGQWTKVLVLSCRILEGHTQQPTVALMTPAGKRDTSVFDALLAWVKGFVARGSAGQDAAWAAVPESEKIRLIASEDEVREWVDCLDVRTKIAAADRPKAAALVAAAPTSVKLRLMRDYPQHRDLVKVGITLTATEQQAIAAFQREALAKQIDKWLGLTPDQQVRWLAEPPVASWAVGFNVLELFQFGLVGDELMAVLRRLDPVARGVALAEEELRDYLAANSLHI
- a CDS encoding aldo/keto reductase, producing MTSTTFRIGDELTVRRLGFGAMRLRPDETVGREACVAVARRAVELGVTLIDTAHLYGWGANEELLAEALHPYPDDLLIATKVGVAPADPPQDGVICGRPEFLRDQVEQGLRRLRLDRLDLLQLHRIDPTVPLADQLGTLRELQVQGKIGHIGLSEVTVDELAQARQIIDVASVQNRYSMVDREHEPVLDACATAGIAFLPWRPVHPAVSATATEITAVAAELGATAAQVSLAWLLDRSPVILPIPGTRSIRHLEENVAAAGLRLTDDQRLRLTTAASSAPTRPRRG
- a CDS encoding FAD/NAD(P)-binding protein encodes the protein MNQFGRSRRIVIVGAGLGGTATAIRLLQFAREPVQVVLLERRAEYRNAGAAYHRESNHWHHVFNIQAGRMSAFREDVDDFVTWANHEVDRTDWPAEWSGFTFTESGPAPRRIYSDYLADRLAQAAREALDGVSLVEADGDVVDLEVHTGHVDVVVENLAGAETDRVTLRADHVILATGLERKYPTFADNVVDHPSFVRDPYSETGIERIVGLRQDAVVAIVGTLLSAYDSAALLLRRGHTGKIHLISRSGLTLRTYPPDHRHDVLTLPPPRLGGDAYEGREEFVRRFKNEWKRACDLVAREHPDVSPAVVTERVSKSWEPYLPGILARIPTADLCALLDGYGSLLAVLRVGVMAYTAEIVEEAMAKDGQVAVIAGKVEEIHTTEAGGLAVSVSGPTSSQRVEADLVISNFGRESNYERVDSRLWANLLRKGIACSHRRTGRGVEVDRHGSLVGPTGVPSGRVSAVGSPREGDEIVRNGRTGAFTFNLAAIKNHTVQVAATVLCRLEACYDDAAAMSADASDPRLNGAISYATMLDVHRMTARRKDYRQAVITRLEGSLQAIQDITARDGGLPVTDRALRSVITAAAAAKLKDLSVTPRDLRSILGLERHLESIG